Genomic window (Arachis hypogaea cultivar Tifrunner chromosome 13, arahy.Tifrunner.gnm2.J5K5, whole genome shotgun sequence):
TCATCAAGTCCGTCACTATATCGCTCAGTATCAtcctaaaaaattatgttatattattatgttggattattttttttatgttttctccttttgaaatgttatttttcataacgaatatgttataaattatgttgaattatattgaattgattattttatgatttattatattatgtctttttgtgttaattttttaaaaaattttcaaagaatattCGTAGATACCCGAAGAGATCTACGTTCTCTAAGGGGTAATTAAATAGGAACTTGCAATGATAGAGAAAGAACGAGgacatttttttttaatagaaatgaGGGATGAAAAGTGGGTTTCTCACACTCCCCTAGTCCTCATTaccatattaatttatttttcaatagaataaattatatattgaataacaaaagttgctATCGGTTTCTTttcacactaactaatactcaacgatAGTGTTTCGATACACCATATTACCAAAACATATTAatcgatctaataacttttgtaatgacataagtttatgaatttaaaaatttaaaaattatttcataaaatgtaaagttttaacaagtaataatgttgatcatattattttgatttcaagaatgaatacgatagcaataaataaaattatcccaagtaaatttcaacaaagacaacaataaataagtatttttattaatgaaaaattaatctattttaaagacaaatacaatttttttctatggATTTCCTAACTTGGCAAGTCGAGAATTAATCCACCACATattgatgctctatttattaagggtaTGTCGCTAACTAATGGATTGTGATACACACAAGGCGAGATTCAAACTCCAAATATTTGCTTAAGCGGGCCAATGAGATGATCattcaataaatttaaattgattaaaataaatattaattatttttagtatttttaagttgtaaaatatttataataataattactatgcacatttttacttaaatttaataaaaaatttatataattttatgtattatcccgtgTAAGACACGGGAACATACACTAGTATGAATATAAAAACTTGTTtgactgattttttttaattgagttatttttcaaatatttttttaaaaataaaaataattttatataattttttatttattaattatgtttaaatataaataaataaatttatttatataaaaaataaaaatattctttttaaaaaaatataaattataatttttaaaaatatttttttattttttaatattttttactattagaaagtattaaatatactaaaaaataaaaaataattaacaaaaatatttttttaataacttgaTGATatccaaataaattttaaatttttgtatgattttttttatctttctccaaaattgagaaacaataaaaataaaaatagaagaattattttttattttaaatttaatcttCGATTTATTAtttctatacttttatttttattacaaatattaAACAATTCATCAAAAAAATACTCAAACACTTgtccattaaaaaaataaaaataaaaactattgatttgatttattttaaaGGGAAAAAACCAAGCAAATTAAGAGCATCACATCGGTTAACGTAGAAAAGCATGTTTATTTTAGGATAGAAGCTATGATGTGATGTACTCTGAAATAGTTTTATCTAGAAATTCATGAAGTAAGGGAAGAATTGATGGCTCATGAAATATTCGATtatgatatatataaaaattcagaaattattttttaatatagaggtgaaaataatgttataattgaaaattaatatttaaagtatATTCTAGTATTATCAAGGTGTAAAAAACGTTGATATAATATATAAGGAAGTGTGTTGTTATAATTTGACACATATTTAACatgatttgtgtattaattttttatttgtaaaatttattCTCTTgtaattatatcaaataattttttttaataaaaatattaatatatttttatataaaaaaattagtaaaaaattacatattaaaatataaaaaatactaaagttaagtgtatttatatataaataactagtttaataattaatgaatatttatactcataataatattaaagaaccgtaagatttttaaaaataaattatatttaaatataaaatttaaaaattaataatatctaaTGCTCTtataatgaatattaaaatttgatcatttgaaagagaaaaagagataTTAGATTTGTGTTTTGTTTTAGTGTAAATTGTGTAATAAACGCTTTATGGATTAATATTTCTTTAGAAGCACTTTTTAGATAGATATCTTTCAATTAGAATACCAAAATAAATAATGTGGCAAAACAGTAatatctaaataaaataatttgaaaagaataatattttataataagtaaaaattatgacatattagttaaaaaataaaaaaataaaatgagtgAATAAAAGAGagtgaatttattaattttagattaaaattttattttatttgcattaaaATAGAATGttatattgtatattttaattatcaaattaataatataattaattttaattttaattaaaaaatttatgtaatatactttgattattaaattaattaataataatatataaaaaataaaataaataaattaaagaaagaaaaaaactttttttgattaaaaaaattaattcaattataataaaaaattgtataatatattttaattataaaattattaatatataataattttttgtggTTGATTTTTTGCATGTATATAATTTGTTTGGTGTCAGATAAatataattatgatggattaaaagcgcaaaaattaaagtgaaaatgtgAGATGTGAAATCGAAAATCCCAACTTCATAATATAATTCGGAGGGATGTTCTTTGTGATTTTTTCTTTTGTGTCATCAAACGAAGAGATAAGGATCATTTCCTTTTGCGGGATAATAATGTCCCATTTGTTAATTATAacatcatatataaatataaagactTGTTTCGATAAGTTTTTTTGAATtgagttatttaaaaaattatatttggatatttaatataaaaaattttatctatgaattatatttgaatataaataaatatttatttatttattatataaaaatatttttttatacaaatataaattataatttaaaattttttaatatttttatttttattagtaaaaaatattaaatatgataaaaaataaaaaaattattaataaattattttttaataatttaacgtTATTCAAATAAGTTCTAAattttttcataattcaaaatttttttattttatgtttaatcttcggcctattatttttatatatatatattttttttcgttaCAAATGTGTCAAAAAGTACCACAAACACTTGTCaattcaaagaaaacaaaaacaaaaataaaaccttTGGATTGATTTGTTTTTTAGGGGAAAAACGAAGCATATTAATAACATCTAGAAAAGCTTGTTCATTTTAGGATAGAAACTGTGATGTGATGTACTCTAAGATGGTTTTGTCTAGAAATTTATGAAGTAAGGAAAGAATTGAcaggaatataaaatatatattaaaatataaaaaatatattaaaaataagcgTATTTATgtatgaataattaatttaataattaattaaaatttatactcgtaatatattataaaattgtaagattttaaaaataaattatatttttatttttattttttattataaaattttaaaattaataatatctaatacttttataataaatattaaaattttatcaaataataaaagaaagaatattacATTTGTGTTATGTTTTAGCGTCTCTGGTATAATGAAcgttttatggattaatattttttttattcaaaggaCTTTTTTAGATAAGTGTATTTCAATTAGAGTaccaaataaataatacatacttGATACTACTGTGGCAAAATATTTTCATAATAAGTAAAAATTAtggtatattaattaaaaaaattaaaaaaatagagtaagagaagaaaagagaataaatctattaattttagattaaaagttttatttaaattgtattaataatatataattattttaatttaaattacatatatttaattaaaaaaagaaaaaaattttaatttagtaatatataataatttttttgtgatgGATTTTTTGTACGTATATGAAATATTTTGGTGTCAGATAAATGTAAGAGTTGATTGTTGTGTTTTGTACTGTTTAAGATTTCCACTTCTCCCGATCGGTCCAGTCCCGGTTTTGACGGTTGAAATGGGAGAAGGCAGAACCGCAAAAGTAGTAGAAGCAGTGAAGCACTGAAAAGCATATATGAATAAATGAGAGAAGGTTGCTTCACAGAAGGGGTAAGTGGCAACTAGCAACTAGAGTAGGGCAGGGGTCCCTATCCCTTACCGGATCTTCCTTCATCCAACAATCAATTGCCACGTCGGACCAATTCTTACATTGCATTATTTTCCCTTCAAAGCTCCCTCACTCTCCTTATTTTACATGTTTTCCATCCCTCATGCAACAATTATACcacatgaaagagaaaaaaaaagtttagttTGCTGAAAGGTCAGACTTAGAGGTGCAAGTGGCCGTATTAAGTTACTATTTGTTTTATATAAATGGTAATAATATTTGTATGCAGAGGTTTGCACGCACATTGGAATTTGTAGGCCATAAAAAAAAAGATGCGATGCTCCACGCAAACACTTAATAGTTACAGAGAGTTGTACTACTTATGCAACTACAAAGCCAAGCACATACAAACACTCATCAATTCCCAACGAAATTATTACTTACCTCAGCTCACACAATATTATATTGCTATTTCAGTTAGCACCATAACTGGTTGTTCTTAATAACAAGTttaagtagtagtagtagtattaGATTTCCAACCTTTCAACATTGGAACAAAGAAGTTCTCTGTCAACCATGGAACGTTACGAGGTAATCAGAGATCTCGGTTCAGGGAACTTCGGTGTAGCAAAGCTTGTTAGAGAGAAATGCAGTGGTGACTTCTATGCTGTCAAGTTCATTGAGAGAGGCCTCAAGGcttgttcttttctcttctcttagcTTAGCTTAGCTTCTTAGTTAACTTGTCATCATCACGGCTTAGAATTGTGTGTGATTTGATTTGCAGATTGATGAGCACGTGCAGAGGGAGATCATCAACCATAGGTCCTTAAAGCATCCCAATATCGTTAGGTTCAAAGAGGTACTCATAGAACCATCTTCGTTTTAGGATTCAATCGGTGAAATCTCAGACTCAGAGGCTTAAAGTATTCAACTTGATTTGATGGGTTGTTCATGACAGGTGCTACTTACTCCAACACATCTTGCCATAGTGATGGAATATGCTGCTGGAGGAGAACTATTCGAAAGAATATGTAGTGCTGGAAGATTCAGCGAGGACGAGGTAATCATAATCATCATAATATAAAAGAAAGCTTCAGTGCTTTTGCCTATGAGGCCACTATATTTGTATTCTAATTCTTTTAGGATACATAAACAGTGACGCAAGGGAATTTTTCATAAACAAGTCAACTTAGTAATATAGTACTACTATTTCTCTTTTCTCATCAAAGATAGTacttttttttagaatatttcGCACCTTAAATTCTTATTTTGTTTGCAACTTTGCATAGGCAAGATATTTCTTCCAGCAGTTGATTTCTGGAGTCAGTTATTGCCATGCAATGGTAACCATTCTTGCTCAAGCCCAGTATATTATTATCCAATGAagattttcaatttcattttgattGAAGATGCAATATAATTTGCTGGTAGGAAATTTGCCATAGAGATCTCAAGCTGGAAAACACACTTTTAGATGGAAGCACAGCACCAAGGCTTAAAATATGCGACTTTGGTTACTCAAAGGCAAGAAACTTGTTACATAATTTCAATGAACATGTTTCATGTTTCACTCAGAAACCCTCTaacattgttttttatttttccatcttGTTTCAGTCTTCTGTTCTGCACTCGCAGCCAAAATCCACTGTAGGAACCCCTGCATATATTGCTCCAGAGGTCTTGTCAAGAAGAGAATATGATGGAAAGGTAACTCATCTACTTCTTCACTTTTTTTTGTCTGTCGAATTATGTTGTTCTCTTATTTGGCCACGAATATGTGCTGTCATGTTTGGAAAAATGATTAGGTTGCAGATGTTTGGTCTTGTGGGGTGACCTTGTATGTGATGCTCGTTGGTGCTTATCCTTTCGAAGACCCAGAAAACCCAAGAAACTTCAGAAAAACTCTCCAGGTTTGTTTTTATTGGATTCACAAATATTCTCTTTATGTTgcttctttaatttaatttaacaacTCACacaatttattaattttgtgtGTGTAATTTTTTACAGCGAATTCTGAGTGTCCACTATTCTATTCCAGACTATGTTCGTATAAGCAAAGAGTGTAGACACCTTCTATCTCTAATATTTGTTGCCAACCCTGAAAAGGTACAATTATTTGTGTTAGTCTCATAAGTCCAtaacatttttgttttaataagaGGATTACTTCTACAAAAACGTCCTTATGTGAAGATAATACCGTAAACTATTAGATAGTTTGACATATTTAGTGGAATATGTTTGACTTAGTTCATAATACTATCTTCACATAAAAACGTCTTTGTGGAAGTAGCAACCTAATTATCCCTGAACAATGATGTCAACCTTTTATTTGTTACATGATTGATGATAATGCAGAGAATTACCATACCAGAGATAAAGATGCTACCATGGTTCCAACAGAACCTACCACTAGAATTCACGGATGAGGGTGCAGGTAGCCTGCAAAATGGTGGTGGGAACCATGATGATGATAGTTCAGTTCAGAATATTGAAGAAATATTATCAATAGTACAAGAGGCTAGGAAGCCAAGTGAGGATAACCCAGAAGAAGCTGGTGGGCAGTTTGTTGGGGGCAGCATGGACCTTGATGATATTGATGTAGATGCTGACATGGATGATATTGAAACAAGTGATGATTTCGTCTGTACTTTGTGACTTGCAAACTTTGCACTTTACCAATGCAATACCATACATCAGATCAGACTAAAATTCTCTCTCAAGAAAAGTAGTTTAAGATAAGATGGTGTTCCTTTTCCTCAGCCTTAACGGGATAGGCAACAGGGAATCAAAGTAGACTAAAGCTctctttataaaataaataaatagtttcctttgattggaagttgcttgtaGTGGCTAGAATCGTATAGGGGGATTTTGCTGGtttttcttgcttttccacttTGCAAAACAATAATCCCACTATATTGTAAGATATGCTTATCTTATGTGTATTATGTATAATAATACTTGGTACTTGGGGGTTCTGTACCCGAAATATATAATATCAGAATCTTGAGTATAAGTTTTATAAGGAtgcaaatattttttctttatataattcTATTCAACTCATGCAACATTATATCCATGTTGAAGATACTTATAATTTTaacagaaataaaaagaaaagcgaAATTGTTTGTGTTTATGCTGTGTCCTTCTTGCGAATGTGCTATGATCCGTTCACATTTGAGAAAGAACAAAGAAGTGGCCTATCACCATCATTGTGTATCAGGCACTAGACAAATTCTAGACAAATTTGCCAAACAACATAAGTATCTGATACGAATGATTTTTATTAGAGTATGATTTGATATTATGTAAAAAATTCGACCTGTTTTTCTATTAATcgaatacatatatacaaattttGATCTGAAACTATATCAAATATTTTCTATCTTAAAATGCATAATTTtctattctaataaaaatatacataagaGTACTATTGGAGTACTATATTTAacctgtttttatttttgtttttttttaattgaaaagtaTTTGAGTACTCTTTTTGATACAATGTTTGATATTTGTAATGAAAATAAAAGTATAGAAATAAAAACCGaagattaaacataaaataaaaaataattcttctgtgcttatttttattgtttctcaattttggagaaagataaaaaaaatgaatcataaaagatttaaaatttgtttgggCATCATCaaattactaaaaattatttttttaattattttttattttttattttttagtatacttaatattttttaatagtaaaaataaaaatatttaaaaaaattttaaaaactataatttatattttttaaatatttttattttttacataaataaataaaaatatttgtttatatttacacatcattaataaataaaaaaattatataaaatatctaaatataaaattatttttattttttaaaaataattcaatttaaaaaaatcactcAATATCATGCTATAATTAACAAATGGCGCGTTATTGTGACGTAAAAGAAAATGGTCCTATCTCTTCGTTGGTCCTATTTCTTCATTCTGGGACacaaaagaaaaaatgtaaaGAAATGTCCCTCCAACTATTTTATAAAGTTGGGATTTCGATCTCACATTTACACTTCAATTTTTACGCGTTTAATCTATCACAATTACATTTCATAAAATTATCTTTTGATACAATGTATGTGTcagtttctttactattttaatttagaaaaattatttagaagTATAGTTGAGGTCAAAGATTTCTTCGTATATAGAAAGAACACAATCATTTATTTTCATTGGGTTGTCTTCTGGTGTATCGATCGGTACAATCAAATGAAGATCAAGACTAGTTTGTGTGAAAAACATAAATATGATAATAGTCCCATGACGACAAAATCTctgtttctctatattttttcgaCTCATTAAATTATATcccatattatttttattattattatttttgtaatataaaAGTTTGCTTCTTTACACTCGTCTTATtgtacaagaacaaaatttgacttgtccacaaaatttaatttcagtTACTTCCAATAAAAGAAAACTAACTTAAATTGAGTGGCATACTCTTAAAAAGAGTTTAAATCTGCGATGGTTAATCTGTTTGATTGAGAAATAttgtagaaaacaaaaaaaactaaaaaatgtaTAAAACTAAGGTGCGcatctaactaaaaataataaaaacggtATAATACAAAATTATAAGAGATATTACATTGTAAGA
Coding sequences:
- the LOC112792189 gene encoding serine/threonine-protein kinase SAPK2 isoform X2, giving the protein MERYEVIRDLGSGNFGVAKLVREKCSGDFYAVKFIERGLKIDEHVQREIINHRSLKHPNIVRFKEVLLTPTHLAIVMEYAAGGELFERICSAGRFSEDEARYFFQQLISGVSYCHAMEICHRDLKLENTLLDGSTAPRLKICDFGYSKSSVLHSQPKSTVGTPAYIAPEVLSRREYDGKVADVWSCGVTLYVMLVGAYPFEDPENPRNFRKTLQRILSVHYSIPDYVRISKECRHLLSLIFVANPEKRITIPEIKMLPWFQQNLPLEFTDEGAGSLQNGGGNHDDDSSVQNIEEILSIVQEARKPSEDNPEEAGGQFVGGSMDLDDIDVDADMDDIETSDDFVCTL
- the LOC112792189 gene encoding serine/threonine-protein kinase SAPK2 isoform X3, which produces MERYEVIRDLGSGNFGVAKLVREKCSGDFYAVKFIERGLKREIINHRSLKHPNIVRFKEVLLTPTHLAIVMEYAAGGELFERICSAGRFSEDEARYFFQQLISGVSYCHAMEICHRDLKLENTLLDGSTAPRLKICDFGYSKSSVLHSQPKSTVGTPAYIAPEVLSRREYDGKVADVWSCGVTLYVMLVGAYPFEDPENPRNFRKTLQRILSVHYSIPDYVRISKECRHLLSLIFVANPEKRITIPEIKMLPWFQQNLPLEFTDEGAGSLQNGGGNHDDDSSVQNIEEILSIVQEARKPSEDNPEEAGGQFVGGSMDLDDIDVDADMDDIETSDDFVCTL
- the LOC112792189 gene encoding serine/threonine-protein kinase SAPK2 isoform X1 is translated as MERYEVIRDLGSGNFGVAKLVREKCSGDFYAVKFIERGLKIDEHVQREIINHRSLKHPNIVRFKEVLLTPTHLAIVMEYAAGGELFERICSAGRFSEDEARYFFQQLISGVSYCHAMEICHRDLKLENTLLDGSTAPRLKICDFGYSKARNLLHNFNEHVSCFTQKPSNIVFYFSILFQSSVLHSQPKSTVGTPAYIAPEVLSRREYDGKVADVWSCGVTLYVMLVGAYPFEDPENPRNFRKTLQRILSVHYSIPDYVRISKECRHLLSLIFVANPEKRITIPEIKMLPWFQQNLPLEFTDEGAGSLQNGGGNHDDDSSVQNIEEILSIVQEARKPSEDNPEEAGGQFVGGSMDLDDIDVDADMDDIETSDDFVCTL